From Rhinopithecus roxellana isolate Shanxi Qingling chromosome 17, ASM756505v1, whole genome shotgun sequence, one genomic window encodes:
- the LOC115894200 gene encoding ankyrin repeat domain-containing protein 36B-like has translation MMEDYEPERWPTLRERLCSDGFSFLQYHIKSSHLRRIHRATVSGRLEKLDYLLFTRSDINERDKKERTALHLACATGQPDMVSLLVSRNCELNLYDCECRTPLIKAVQLRQEACATILLKNGANPNIMDFYGRTALHYAVYNEDTSMIEKLLFYGTDIEEYSKV, from the exons ATGATGGAAGACTACGAGCCGGAGAGGTGGCCCACCCTCAGGGAGCGCTTGTGCTCAGATGGCTTCTCATTTCTCCAATACCACATCAAATCATCTCATCTGAGAAGGATCCACAGAGCTACCGTCAGTGGTAGGCTAGAGAAACTGGACTACCTTCTGTTCACGAGAAGTGACATCAATGAGAGAGACAAGAAGGAAAG GACTGCCCTACATTTGGCCTGTGCCACTGGCCAACCGGACATGGTATCTCTCCTGGTGTCCAGAAATTGTGAGCTTAACCTCTACGACTGTGAATGCAGGACACCTCTGATCAAG GCTGTgcaactgaggcaggaggcttgtgCAACTATTCTGCTGAAAAATGGTGCCAATCCAAATATTATGGATTTCTATGGAAGGACTGCTCTACACTATGCTGTGTATAATGAAGATACATCCATGATAGAAAAACTTCTTTTTTATGGTACAGATATTGAAGAATACAGCAAGGTATAG